A stretch of the Actinotalea sp. JY-7876 genome encodes the following:
- a CDS encoding EI24 domain-containing protein, which translates to MREFVDGARLLLRGWGFWRRRPSAMAWGLVPAALAGVLVLTLFVVLVLNLERIGDALTGFADGWGDPWRQMVELAAQAVVLGAAVVLAVVSFTGLTLAVGEPFYDRIWRAVEQTETGTVPAGDTGFWRGAVDGLAMVGRGLVVAVIAGAIGFIPVVGTVLGWVAGVVLTGWVLAHELTTRALVARGIERRERNGLLRANRVRAVGFGAATQLCFLVPGGAVATMPAAVAGSTLLAHSLLAGTPLRVVEVPEARRAQAGGDGLAG; encoded by the coding sequence ATGCGCGAGTTCGTGGACGGTGCCCGGCTGCTGCTGCGGGGCTGGGGCTTCTGGCGGCGACGCCCGTCCGCGATGGCGTGGGGTCTGGTGCCGGCCGCTCTGGCTGGCGTGCTGGTCCTGACCCTTTTCGTGGTGCTGGTCCTCAACCTCGAGCGGATCGGCGACGCCCTCACGGGGTTCGCCGACGGCTGGGGCGACCCGTGGCGCCAGATGGTCGAGCTCGCGGCGCAGGCCGTGGTCCTCGGGGCGGCGGTCGTGCTCGCCGTCGTGAGCTTCACCGGCCTGACCCTCGCGGTCGGGGAGCCCTTCTACGACCGCATCTGGCGCGCGGTCGAGCAGACCGAGACGGGGACGGTGCCCGCGGGTGACACGGGCTTCTGGCGCGGCGCCGTGGACGGCCTGGCGATGGTGGGCCGCGGGCTCGTGGTCGCCGTCATCGCGGGGGCGATCGGCTTCATCCCGGTGGTCGGCACCGTGCTCGGCTGGGTGGCCGGCGTCGTGCTCACGGGCTGGGTGCTGGCCCACGAGCTGACGACGCGCGCGCTCGTGGCGCGGGGCATCGAGCGGCGCGAGCGCAACGGCCTGCTGCGCGCCAACCGGGTGCGTGCGGTCGGCTTCGGGGCGGCGACGCAGCTCTGCTTCCTGGTGCCCGGCGGGGCCGTCGCCACCATGCCGGCCGCCGTCGCGGGCTCCACGCTCCTCGCCCACAGCCTGCTCGCGGGCACGCCGCTGCGCGTGGTCGAGGTCCCGGAGGCCCGCCGCGCGCAGGCCGGAGGGGACGGCCTCGCGGGGTGA